One Elaeis guineensis isolate ETL-2024a chromosome 10, EG11, whole genome shotgun sequence genomic window carries:
- the LOC105053343 gene encoding uncharacterized protein — translation MIEYSLGGEGDQPECAICHIFPKNEGAARNPPPPDRGQRDLPPNQVVPPDFSQIRAMKGCQRAHIVPTMVLEGYGFR, via the exons ATGATAGAATATTCGCTTGGAGGAGAAGGAGATCAG CCCGAGTGCGCTATCTGTCACATTTTTCCAAAAAATGAG GGCGCTGCAAGGAACCCGCCTCCTCCAGACAGAGGCCAGAGGGATCTTCCCCCAAACCAAGTTGTACCACCAG ATTTTTCTCAAATTCGTGCGATGAAAGGCTGCCAAAGAGCCCATATAGTGCCTACCATGGTTCTAGAAG GCTATGGATTCAGATAG